The DNA segment CGGCCTCCTCCCCTCACTCCCCAGTGGCACCGCACACAGGGGAGAAACGCTTAATAAGGTCAGCGCTCGAGTACTGACTGCTGCATTGTTGCATCAATCTTCTCCGCAGCCAGCTTCTAGTCTGCACCTTCTCTGTTTTCGCCGCTTCCATTTTGATCATGTAGATCATGGCATATCCAAAAATGGTACTTATAAGGAAGAGGAAAGCAGTTTTACTGGGGGCAGATTTTAAGTTTCTGAAGTGGCCCTCTTTATAATCTCTATACAAAACAGTTGGGGTTTGAGCAGTGCCACTGTCCAGCTCTTGTACCCTCTCACCACTGCTTCTTCAGGTTCCAGCTGAGATTCTACTGCGATTACGTCCACGCTGCTATTATTACAGCGCAGCCTGTTGGGACAAGCCGGAAGTGTGTTTGAGATGGAAATAGACAGCAGGTGAAGAGAAGACTTTGGACTCCTGGAGGTTGTCCAGATTGTTATCACCATCGCCCCCTGCTGTACGGAGAGCACAGTCTGGGACACGGGTCCCGCACGCACCCCTGACGTGATTTAAGCGTTCTCCCTCACAGTTTAATCTTCCTGGTCCCGAACAGAGAAAGTGCTGTGACAAGATTACAGTGCAGCTGCTGAGCTCTGTaaagctctgtgtgactcattGTTGTGGCTCTTGTACTCGCTTGATTAGCTGCTGTTGTCAGTGACACTATGATATTTAGCGCCGGCGGAATATTGCTGCTGACTGTAACTAGCCAAGCGTCATTCCTTCCTTATTGTGTCACGAAATGATGAGCCGCACATGCAGCGTTTTACAGCCGAACAAATCGCTCTGTTCACACTGTCGCGATCGCTTTATCTGTCACATGATCCTGGGGTCATAAAGCAGGTCTCCCAAATCCACGCACGAGGCCTGGTGACGGCCCTGTCGTTGAACTCACTGAACTAGTGTTCTACAGAAATATATGAAAACGTACGTTCATTTTGTGTGCTTTTTTCTCTTGTGCCTGCTGAATTATTAATCAGAAGCACTTTATCCGGGGGGAAAATTCAATTTATCCATAattaaaaaattatatttattgcTTATTTATCCGAGGGcgaagaataaataataaaaatagaaacattaTAAACACTACTAAGCGCGAATACAAAGAATCATctaaacagtatttacagtgtattcaCATAAGAACAGTGTAttcacaaaatacattttgtttttaaatggctGTTAATATATAATACTTTTgattaaaatgttctttttcattttgcacTTTGATCTGTGAAATAGAAAAGTGTTACAAAAAATATCCTTGATTGATCGTAATGTTCTATGCTTTTTGAGCAAAGTATGATTGCTGAGATCTATTTGTTGTTCCAactaaaaacataataattaattcagtttttttattaCATGCTATTCAGTTgcttttagtttaaaaaagtaaacattTTAACCAATAAAATCAGTTCCATCATGTTAGCATTTTGTGCACTGTATGTTTTCCCTGTTACTCTTGCATTTTAGTCgcttttttattctatttactAGATTTttaagcaacaacaacaattttcTGTAAAATAGCTTTGGTTGCATGTTTTTCCATGTACAGCTAATGAGACTAATGTTCCGCTTCCAACTGTCTGACAGACTTCTGCTGACTTTGCAGGACAACGTGTTGAACATCATAAACCAGATCATGGACGAATGTATCCCGGGCAACCGAGCCAACAGAGACTTCTGCGTCAAGTTCCCCGAGGAGATTCGTCATGACAACTTGGCAGGGCAGCTGTGGTTCGGAGCCGAGGTAGTTCCCACCACTCCCCTTTCACTTAGATAGttttaaaatacaattaaaaatgaGTTCTAAATATGAACCATCTGAATCTAGAACAGACAGCAGAACAATTTTAAAGATGAGTGCCTGGATTATTATATTCATAAATCAAAGAGGAAGACACTGTCATTTGTGAGTTTGAAAAGTTGGAATCATTTAAGATGAAAGGAAAGATTAGATGAGTTTCTCTTTATATCATCGTTCAGTGTCTGGCGGCCGGCTCCATCATCATGAACCGCGAGATCGAGAGCATCGCCATGAGACCTCTGGCCAAAGACCTCACACGTAGCCTGGAGGAAGTGCGCAACATCACCCGAGACCAGGCCCTGAGGGACCTCAACCTCTACACCGACCGAATGAAGGAAGCACTGCGACACTTCGACGGCCTTTTTGCAGAGTTTGAACTCAGGtattggacttggtctctgtggtCAGAGTCGCACCGGGGTCATTCACGGCTTCTACATCTGTGTCTGCAGCTATGTGTCCGCCATGGTGCCTGTCAAGTCTCCCAAAGAATATTACGTCCAGCAGGAGGTGATCGTTCTCTTCTGTGAGACAGTGGAGAGGTGAGGAACATATTTTGTGCTGCTGTCTCTTAAGTGTTGACCTTGAATCTGGTAAACCTGCTGAAGTTGCCCTCTATTGAGCGAGATCTTGCTGATGAATGTTGTGGTTCCAGGGCGCTGAAGCTCGGCTACCTCACTCAAGACATGATCGACGACTACGAACCTGCACTAATGTTTACAATTCCTCGACTTGCCATCGTCTGGTACGTGACTCCTTCCGCAGCCATGCTGTCCTCTACCTTCCACTCACCACATTTGTCACTCCAGCGGACTGGTGGTCTACGGGGAGGGGCCCCTGAATCTGGACAGGAAGTTTGAGGACATGTCTGAGCTCTTCCGGCCCTTTCGAACCTTGTTGAAGAAGATCAGGTGAGGTTGGGTCTATGTTCTGGATCCTGAGCGTTGTCTAAATGTCTTCGTTGTCCCCTCCAGAGACCTGCTGCAGACTCTGACCGAGGAGGAGCTGATCACGCTGGAGAGGAGCTTGTGTATCACTCAGGATGGAGACTTACCGGCCGGGCCAAGTCTGTCCACGACACCAGGGCCAGAACTTGGGTCGTCCAGCAGCCAGAGTGACGATGCCTCCTCAGTAGAGAGCGAGCGCATGGTGGAAGATCAGGTGGCCGAGGTGGAGAAGGggtgggaggaggtggagccggagcaggaggagcaggacctGCTGTGCGAGGAGGCGGAGGAAGCGGAGCTGGCCTGCTCCATGCAGTACgacgaggaggagctggagcagctcaACATGATGGTGTACCGGGTGGGAGATGAGATGTCCACCCTGTTGTCGCCCCCCAGTGTGGGTCAGTCGCCAGCTCGTCGCTTGAATAGGAAGGAGGTGGGAGGAGCCAGTGGGGCCTCCAGCTGCGAGGTGTCTCCTCTCAGGCAGCCGACGGGCCCGGGCAGGACCGGGGTGtatgtggaagaggaggaccgTGTCTTCTTCATGGAGGACCtggatgcagcaggagaggccGCACGCGATGCCTGCAGGTGCAGCAGTTCACCCGCCAAAGAATCTGGTTCAGTTAAAACAGCGCTGAGAAACGGCTGGGGCCCTGAGGCCCCCACAGCGGACTCACCGTGCTTGCAGCCCCGGCGCCACAACGCCCGCTGTCTTAACGGTCCTGAGGCACTCTCGTACACCAACGGGTGGGAGGTGGGTCTGGAGGGCTCTGCCGCAGAGACCGCCGAAGTCATCGCTCACCGCATGGGAGGGATGAAGCTGTCAGCCACCGTCATCTTCAACCCACGCTCCCCCAGCCTCACCGAGCTGGCAGTGgacaagctgctgctgccgcgGCCCGCCCCGTCCGAGGTGGAGCCTTGCGGCCCTCTGGTGGCCACTCACTGCCTGCTCAACTCCTGTGTGTGCTGCGGCACCTGCGACGATGCCCACGACGACATTATCGCCACGGAGACCAGCGGCCTGGCGAGTCTGGCTCTTGGCCTGGACAAGCGTTCAGAACCAAACGCTGTTATCCAGTCCTCAGCCAGACAGCTGCCTCCACATGAGGCCTTCGGTAAAGGACAGCTCCCCCGTCTGTCCCCGCGCTGCTCTGGAGAACCAGCCGGTGGGGAGGGCCACTCTCAGCTGTGTGAGAAGTGCCTGGTGATGACCCAGTGGCCAGGACGCCCCACTCTGGACCGCAGCCGAGGAGACGGAGTGTCGGCCTGTGgccaccagcagagggcagagAAGAGGCCACCGCTCAAGGAACTGGACAAGCAGGCTGGTAAAGAGTCCAGACAGGAGACCAAAGAGGAAAGCAGGAGGAGCTCCAGGTAGGATGAGATGAGCTCAACTGCAATGTGAGTCAGAGAAAATACTTGATATTTGTTTGCTGCAGTTTCCAGAACTCCCCGTTGAGCTCTGTGTCTGGCAGTGACTGCGACAGCGTGTCGGTCACCACCTGTAGCCTGACCAGCAGCGCCTACAGTCCCAGGTAACACGTGATTCCCTGAGCTCCAGTCACAGGCCGCCTTCCTGAAATACGACTTCACAAACCACCCCCCTGCTTCCACCCAGCCCCCTCAGCAGTCTCACTCCCAGCTCGGGGATGTCCGAAGACCCGGATCACCACGAGATCCAGCTCGCCTTGCAGGACGCCAAGATTGCCGCCAGGAACAAGATCCGCTCGCgcttccacagcagcagcgACCTTATCCACCGTCTCTTTGTCTGCATATCAGGTGGGATCCCTCTGGTGCAACCTGTATTCTTCTCCAGCTGACCCctggtttttcttcttctggtgCAGGTGTTGCAGACCAGCTGCAGACCAATTACGCCAGCGACCTGCGCAGCATCCTGAAGACTCTGTTTGAGGTCATGGCCACCAAGTGTGACCAGGCAGAGAAGGAcaaggagaagaagagtgagCATTGTTTCTCCTATATTGTGGAGAAAAATCGATGCAGTAAGTAACTCTCTGCTGGTTCTTCAGGCCCAGTCGTGCTCAGCTCGGTCCTGGAGGATTGCGCCCTCTGTCAGGAGACGGTTTCGTCGTCAGAATTGGCAGCTAAAGCTCGAGAGGGTCAGTTCGAAGGTCAGAACACTCCAGTGTCAGCCGTCATGGTGGCCTTCTCTTCCTGTTGATCCTCAGTCTCTGATCCCTGCGCAGATCCTCCCGACTGGGTCCCAGACGaagcctgcagctgctgcaccaCCTGCAAGGCTCCGTTCACCGTCATCCGCCGGAAGCATCACTGTCGGAGCTGCGGGAAGGTTGGTCCGACCGCAGCATCCAGGAGTCTGCTGACGCCGCTGCTTCAACgtctctcttttcttcttccagATCTTCTGCTCGCGCTGCTCCTCGCACTCTGCGCCGCTGCCGCGCTACGGTCAGGTGAAGCCGGTCCGGGTCTGCACTCACTGCTACATGTTCCACGTCACACCGTTCTACAGCGATAAAGCCGGAGTCTGACCCACGCCCCTTCACCGGGTCACCAGCAACACCactgagcgagagagagagagacaccagAACAGAGTGGCGGGCATCTCCGACGCCAGTCTGAGCCACTATTGTGTCTCTCCGAACGAAAGACTTGTGTGATGTTCCTGCATCAGCGAGCTTCCTAATCTTGTGCCAGAACTCCTGCTGGAGTCGGACTACTGACCTGAATGTAAGTGACCTGTAAATACCAGCCGCTGTCTTCTGCGGGGGGTCAGAAGTCACCCGGGTTCCGACCCCCTCTCGCTCCCCCCCCGCTTCTACTGAATGTTACACTTCAGGCGACAACTTTGTTCACACATCAGCAATAatctcatccacccatccctcTCACCTTCGCATGACCTCATCTGTTAGCCCTCACAAGCTCCACCCCTCAAGGTCGCAATGTGGACGACCTTTGACTTCAGATGATGAATTGTCTGTTGACTGACTTGACACTTGCACACGTCGACCATGATGAGACGTTAAAATCACACACTGACAGCCTCTGCTTTAACTGTGCGCACACACCGTTGTTGACACTAGAACACAGCAACGCTACACCTCGACCACACTACAGCACAACACACAGTACGGTAACACTGTTTAGCTGAGACACACGCAGTTCAACCACATGCAGTCACACAACTGTACCATAAAACACCTCGATCCAGTTCTTGACCTCGAACACCTGTAGGCTTCTGAATGTGACGCTTCATCTCCGAGCCCTGTTGACCATGCCAGTCGTAATGAAAGGGACACTGCCGTCGCACAGAGTCGCGCCACTC comes from the Synchiropus splendidus isolate RoL2022-P1 chromosome 16, RoL_Sspl_1.0, whole genome shotgun sequence genome and includes:
- the zfyve28 gene encoding lateral signaling target protein 2 homolog isoform X1, coding for MNRFRKWLYKPKRTDPQLLAQFYYADEELNQVATELDSLDGRKDPQRCTLLVNQFRSCQDNVLNIINQIMDECIPGNRANRDFCVKFPEEIRHDNLAGQLWFGAECLAAGSIIMNREIESIAMRPLAKDLTRSLEEVRNITRDQALRDLNLYTDRMKEALRHFDGLFAEFELSYVSAMVPVKSPKEYYVQQEVIVLFCETVERALKLGYLTQDMIDDYEPALMFTIPRLAIVCGLVVYGEGPLNLDRKFEDMSELFRPFRTLLKKIRDLLQTLTEEELITLERSLCITQDGDLPAGPSLSTTPGPELGSSSSQSDDASSVESERMVEDQVAEVEKGWEEVEPEQEEQDLLCEEAEEAELACSMQYDEEELEQLNMMVYRVGDEMSTLLSPPSVGQSPARRLNRKEVGGASGASSCEVSPLRQPTGPGRTGVYVEEEDRVFFMEDLDAAGEAARDACRCSSSPAKESGSVKTALRNGWGPEAPTADSPCLQPRRHNARCLNGPEALSYTNGWEVGLEGSAAETAEVIAHRMGGMKLSATVIFNPRSPSLTELAVDKLLLPRPAPSEVEPCGPLVATHCLLNSCVCCGTCDDAHDDIIATETSGLASLALGLDKRSEPNAVIQSSARQLPPHEAFGKGQLPRLSPRCSGEPAGGEGHSQLCEKCLVMTQWPGRPTLDRSRGDGVSACGHQQRAEKRPPLKELDKQAGKESRQETKEESRRSSSFQNSPLSSVSGSDCDSVSVTTCSLTSSAYSPSPLSSLTPSSGMSEDPDHHEIQLALQDAKIAARNKIRSRFHSSSDLIHRLFVCISGVADQLQTNYASDLRSILKTLFEVMATKCDQAEKDKEKKSPVVLSSVLEDCALCQETVSSSELAAKAREGQFEDPPDWVPDEACSCCTTCKAPFTVIRRKHHCRSCGKIFCSRCSSHSAPLPRYGQVKPVRVCTHCYMFHVTPFYSDKAGV
- the zfyve28 gene encoding lateral signaling target protein 2 homolog isoform X2, with the translated sequence MNRFRKWLYKPKRTDPQLLAQFYYADEELNQVATELDSLDGRKDPQRCTLLVNQFRSCQDNVLNIINQIMDECIPGNRANRDFCVKFPEEIRHDNLAGQLWFGAECLAAGSIIMNREIESIAMRPLAKDLTRSLEEVRNITRDQALRDLNLYTDRMKEALRHFDGLFAEFELSYVSAMVPVKSPKEYYVQQEVIVLFCETVERALKLGYLTQDMIDDYEPALMFTIPRLAIVCGLVVYGEGPLNLDRKFEDMSELFRPFRTLLKKIRDLLQTLTEEELITLERSLCITQDGDLPAGPSLSTTPGPELGSSSSQSDDASSVESERMVEDQVAEVEKGWEEVEPEQEEQDLLCEEAEEAELACSMQYDEEELEQLNMMVYRVGDEMSTLLSPPSVGQSPARRLNRKEVGGASGASSCEVSPLRQPTGPGRTGVYVEEEDRVFFMEDLDAAGEAARDACRCSSSPAKESGSVKTALRNGWGPEAPTADSPCLQPRRHNARCLNGPEALSYTNGWEVGLEGSAAETAEVIAHRMGGMKLSATVIFNPRSPSLTELAVDKLLLPRPAPSEVEPCGPLVATHCLLNSCVCCGTCDDAHDDIIATETSGLASLALGLDKRSEPNAVIQSSARQLPPHEAFGKGQLPRLSPRCSGEPAGGEGHSQLCEKCLVMTQWPGRPTLDRSRGDGVSACGHQQRAEKRPPLKELDKQAGKESRQETKEESRRSSSFQNSPLSSVSGSDCDSVSVTTCSLTSSAYSPSPLSSLTPSSGMSEDPDHHEIQLALQDAKIAARNKIRSRFHSSSDLIHRLFVCISGVADQLQTNYASDLRSILKTLFEVMATKCDQAEKDKEKKSPVVLSSVLEDCALCQETVSSSELAAKAREDPPDWVPDEACSCCTTCKAPFTVIRRKHHCRSCGKIFCSRCSSHSAPLPRYGQVKPVRVCTHCYMFHVTPFYSDKAGV